In one Gadus morhua chromosome 7, gadMor3.0, whole genome shotgun sequence genomic region, the following are encoded:
- the LOC115547948 gene encoding zinc finger protein RFP-like: MASPTSWSEENFSCPICLDVFSSPVFTPCGHNFCRACITKFWDDQAQYKCPVCNELFHTRPDLRANILVSEMAAQFKTSVRVKEQPCVEPGEVPCDVCTGTQLKAAKSCLVCFTSYCQTHLEPHQRVARLQKHRLVEPMDHLEDRMCKKHDRLLELFCRTEQVCVCQFCTETDHKSHLVVPLKEEYEVKTAQLGKIEAKVPQMIQERKQKIKEIKDTIKLSKKDADTQMADGLQALTALMRCIEKWRKDFNQTVKEKLKSTEKQAEDLIKGLEQEIEDLTNRSSEVKRLSHTEDHLHFLQAFRALKDPPPTRDWTTVEVHPPSYVGSWRRSLDQLEETLNMGMKKLCDAELKRVQQYEVDVTLDPDTAAPWLILSEDGKQVHDGGVVKVLPDNPKRFTCRPCVLSRQSFSSGRFYFEVKVEDKSVWCLGVARESINRKNNIALTPKNGCWGISFQKDVFKFKNDPDVRVPLRAELQMVGVFVDYDEGLVSFYNVEARVHIYSATGCTFSEPLYPILGHKYGGLRLIISPVNQTD; this comes from the coding sequence ATGGCCTCTCctacttcctggtctgaagagaacttttcatgtcccatctgtctggatgtgttcagcagcccagtttttacaccatgtggacacaacttctgcagagcCTGTAtcacaaagttctgggatgatcAAGCCCAGTACAAATGTCCAGTTTGCAACGAGCTCTTCCACACTAGACCTGATTTGAGGGCCAATATCCTCGTATCAGAGATGGCTGCTCAGTTTAAAACGTCTGTACGAGtgaaagagcagccttgtgttgaaccaggagaagttccctgtgacgtctgtactgggacccagctgaaggccgcgaagtcctgcctagtgtgttttacctcttactgccaaacccacctggagccacatcagagagtcgctcgcctgcagaaacatcggctggtcgagcctatggaccatctggaagacaggatgtgtaagaaacatgaccgacttctggagctcttctgtaggactgaacaggtgtgtgtgtgtcagttctgcacagagacagaccacaagtcccatcttgttgtacctctaaaggaggaatatgaagtgaagacggcccagctggggaagatagaggctaaagttccgcagatgatccaggagagaaaacaaaagattaaggagatcaaagacacaATAAAATTGAGCAAGaaagacgcagacacacagatggcCGATGGTTTGCAGGCCCTCACCGCTCTGatgcgctgcattgaaaagtggcGGAAGGATTTCAACCAAAcggttaaagagaaactgaaatccacagagaaacaagctgaagacctcatcaaagggctggagcaggaaatagaagatctgaccaatagaagctcagaggtgaagcggctctcacacactgaagaccacctccacttcctccaggccttcagagccctgaaggatcctccacccaccagggactggacgacggtggaggtccatcctccgtcatacgtagggtcctggaggagatccctggatcagctcgAGGAGACGCTGAACATGGGGATGAAGAAGCtgtgtgatgctgaactgaagagggtccagcagtatgaagtagatgtgactctggatcctgatacagctgctccctggctcatcctgtctgaggatgggaaacaagtacatgatggaggtgtagtgaaggtactcccagacaaccctaagagatttacatgTCGGCCATGTGTTCTctcgaggcagagcttctcctcagggagattttactttgaggtcaaGGTTGAAGATAAGTCTGTATGgtgtttaggagtggccagagagtccatcaacagaaaaaacaacattgcATTGACCCCTAAAAATGGCTGCTGGGGGATATCATTCCAAAAGGATGTGTTTAAATTTAAAAATGACCCTGATGTCCGtgtccctctgagagctgagctccagatggtgggggtgtttgttgattatgatgagggtctggtctccttctataatgtggaagccagggttcatatctactctgctactggctgcaccttcagtgagcctctctatccaatcctcgGTCACAAATACGGTGGTCTCcgcctgatcatctcacctgtcaatcaaacagactaa